A genomic window from Anthocerotibacter panamensis C109 includes:
- a CDS encoding Uma2 family endonuclease, which produces MTTIILKLKPLLTLSDAAFEQLCHHNPEMRLERTATGELIAMAPTVSESGYYNASFIAQLWNWNQQTQLGVVFDSSAGFTLPNGAIRSPDASWIRQECWDSLLPQQKRKFAPICPDFVLELLSPSDELTETQGKLEEYLANGTRLGWLIDTQSQQAMIYRPEQPIEVLHRPALLLGEEVLPGFTLQLQFLWPPL; this is translated from the coding sequence ATGACTACCATCATTCTCAAACTCAAGCCCCTGCTCACCCTCAGCGATGCAGCCTTTGAACAACTTTGCCACCATAATCCTGAGATGCGCTTGGAACGCACCGCTACTGGAGAACTGATTGCGATGGCCCCCACGGTCAGTGAAAGTGGCTACTACAACGCCAGCTTCATAGCTCAACTCTGGAACTGGAACCAACAGACTCAACTAGGGGTAGTTTTTGATTCCTCTGCTGGCTTCACCCTACCCAATGGAGCGATTCGTTCCCCCGATGCTTCTTGGATTCGACAAGAGTGCTGGGACTCCCTCCTGCCCCAACAAAAACGCAAATTTGCCCCAATTTGCCCCGACTTCGTTTTAGAACTGCTTTCTCCGAGTGATGAACTGACCGAAACCCAGGGCAAACTTGAAGAATATCTGGCAAATGGCACACGACTCGGCTGGCTCATCGATACTCAAAGCCAACAGGCCATGATTTATCGCCCTGAACAGCCCATAGAAGTTCTCCATCGTCCAGCTCTTCTCCTCGGAGAAGAAGTACTCCCCGGATTTACCCTCCAGCTCCAGTTCCTTTGGCCTCCCCTCTGA
- a CDS encoding helicase-related protein, with protein MSKFEELLPNTALRGILPDALVTVVSVQWFGSDVLELTYKNPSGKVANELLYRYDEPRIEVVEQGRPWSLDGDGGLFRLVSEANRIRLAHLFDPVLAVHTSVVDPLPHQITAVYESMLPRQPLRFLLADDPGAGKTIMAGLLIKELVARGDLQRCLIVCPGSLAEQWQDELYRRFHLSFEILTNDKLEAARTGNWFMEANLVIARLDKLSRNLDVQEKLKAPDCCWDLVVCDEAHKMSASYFGGEIKYTRRYKLGQLLSSLTRHFLLMTATPHNGKEEDFQLFMALLDGDRFEGKFRDGVHVADVSDLMRRMVKENLLKFDATPLFPERIAYTVQYQLSGPEAILYKAVTDYVREEFNRAESLKNDKRTGTVGFALTVLQRRLASSPEAIFQSLRRRRERLESRQRELELLQWGGETASILVLDADDVEELEDAPDTEFEANDEQILDQATAARTIFELKAEIDTLKRLEDLAQNIRRSGNDTKWRELASLLGEIFTTGAIANRAAESAGSYNTGPSPKVAASPHQKLVIFTEHRDTLSYLQNRISTLLGRQESVVTIHGGMGREERMKAQEAFKYDPEVQVLLATDAAGEGINLQRAHLMVNYDLPWNPNRLEQRFGRIHRIGQAEVCHLWNLVAAETREGDVYRTLLEKLDEARKALGGKVFDVLGKIQFEGKPLRTLLIEAIRYGELPEVRGRLSEAIANAVNRGHLQDLIEERALAHDAMDASRVFRIREEMERAEARRLQPHYVESFFLEAFQKLGETAKQRETRRYEVTHVPAPVRNRDRLIGTGEPVLGRYERIVFEKSLIAPQGQPYAAFVCPGHPLLDAVIDLTLERHRDLLRRGTILIDERDMSTEPRMLFYLEHAVQDASFTRTGERRVISKRMLYVELNAKGETRHLHYAPYLDYRPLQTDEPGVEEILARPECSWITRDLEQKAQVHAIANVVPEHMQEVRSRKLELIAKTEAAVKDRLTKEIGYWDHRAEDLKLQEQAGKVNAHLNSGEARKRADNLQARLEKRMGDLKLESQISPLPPVVLGGLLVIPTGLLAKMMGRSLATMSTAPDTQASAARARAIVMEIERNLGFDPIDREVEKLGYDVESRVPETGKLRFIEVKGRVTGADTITVTRNEILYSLNKPEDFILAIVEYIGEEHRVHYLRRPFQREPDFGVTSVNYSFAELIARGECPR; from the coding sequence ATGTCAAAATTTGAAGAGCTACTCCCTAATACAGCCCTGCGGGGCATACTGCCTGATGCCTTGGTCACGGTAGTAAGCGTTCAGTGGTTCGGCTCGGATGTTCTTGAACTCACCTATAAAAATCCAAGTGGTAAAGTAGCCAACGAACTTCTGTACCGTTATGATGAACCCCGGATTGAGGTGGTAGAGCAAGGCAGGCCCTGGAGCTTAGATGGAGACGGTGGCTTATTTCGCTTGGTTTCAGAGGCTAATCGAATACGTCTAGCCCACCTTTTTGATCCCGTCCTAGCTGTCCACACCTCGGTAGTAGACCCGCTACCGCACCAGATTACAGCGGTCTACGAATCGATGTTGCCGCGCCAGCCCCTACGATTCCTGCTTGCCGATGATCCTGGGGCGGGAAAAACTATTATGGCGGGGCTGCTGATTAAAGAGTTGGTTGCCCGTGGCGACCTCCAAAGATGCTTGATTGTATGTCCTGGGAGCTTGGCAGAGCAGTGGCAGGACGAACTATACCGACGCTTTCATCTCTCCTTTGAGATTTTGACGAACGATAAATTGGAAGCGGCCCGCACCGGGAATTGGTTTATGGAGGCCAATTTGGTTATTGCACGGCTAGACAAGCTCTCCCGTAACCTCGATGTCCAAGAAAAACTTAAGGCTCCCGACTGTTGCTGGGATTTAGTAGTGTGCGACGAGGCCCATAAAATGTCGGCGTCCTATTTTGGGGGTGAGATTAAGTATACCCGCCGTTACAAGCTAGGGCAATTACTATCTAGTTTGACTCGACATTTTTTATTAATGACGGCGACACCCCATAACGGGAAGGAAGAAGATTTCCAACTGTTCATGGCACTGTTAGATGGAGACCGTTTTGAGGGGAAGTTCCGGGATGGGGTGCATGTGGCGGATGTATCAGATTTAATGCGCCGGATGGTAAAGGAGAATCTCCTCAAATTTGATGCCACTCCATTGTTCCCTGAGCGGATTGCCTACACCGTCCAGTACCAATTGTCTGGGCCGGAAGCAATTCTCTATAAAGCGGTCACTGATTATGTGCGCGAAGAATTCAACCGGGCAGAATCGTTAAAAAATGACAAGCGCACAGGTACGGTGGGCTTTGCCTTGACGGTTCTCCAGCGTCGGTTGGCTTCTTCTCCAGAAGCTATCTTTCAATCCTTACGCCGTCGTCGTGAGCGATTGGAGAGCCGACAGCGGGAATTGGAACTGCTACAATGGGGCGGAGAAACTGCATCTATCTTGGTCCTTGATGCTGATGATGTAGAGGAGCTTGAAGACGCTCCTGATACGGAGTTTGAGGCTAATGATGAGCAAATCTTAGACCAAGCCACTGCCGCCCGTACTATTTTTGAGCTGAAGGCAGAAATTGATACTTTGAAGCGACTAGAGGATCTGGCCCAGAATATCCGCCGCAGTGGGAATGATACCAAATGGCGGGAATTAGCCAGTTTGTTAGGGGAGATTTTTACTACGGGTGCGATTGCGAACCGAGCTGCTGAGTCTGCGGGTTCTTACAACACTGGGCCTAGTCCTAAGGTTGCGGCTTCACCCCATCAAAAACTGGTTATTTTCACAGAGCATCGGGATACCCTTAGCTATTTGCAAAACCGAATTTCTACTTTATTGGGTCGGCAGGAATCGGTAGTTACCATTCATGGGGGCATGGGTCGGGAGGAACGGATGAAGGCTCAAGAGGCTTTCAAGTATGACCCGGAGGTACAGGTGCTGCTAGCAACTGATGCAGCGGGAGAAGGGATTAACCTACAACGGGCACACCTGATGGTCAACTATGACTTGCCTTGGAATCCTAACCGTCTAGAGCAACGTTTTGGACGGATTCACCGGATTGGCCAAGCCGAAGTTTGTCATCTTTGGAATCTGGTAGCAGCGGAGACACGGGAGGGTGATGTTTACCGTACGCTCTTAGAAAAGCTAGATGAAGCCCGTAAAGCTCTTGGGGGCAAGGTCTTTGATGTCCTAGGTAAAATTCAGTTTGAGGGTAAACCGCTACGTACTCTCCTGATCGAAGCGATTCGTTATGGAGAATTGCCCGAAGTCCGGGGGCGGTTGAGTGAAGCAATCGCTAATGCAGTTAATCGCGGTCATCTCCAGGACTTGATTGAGGAGCGGGCACTCGCCCACGATGCGATGGATGCCAGCCGCGTGTTTCGTATCCGTGAGGAGATGGAACGAGCCGAAGCTCGCCGTCTGCAGCCCCATTACGTGGAGTCTTTTTTCCTGGAGGCGTTTCAGAAGTTGGGAGAGACAGCCAAACAGCGCGAAACCCGTCGTTACGAAGTGACCCATGTACCTGCTCCAGTTCGCAACCGGGATCGGTTGATTGGGACTGGAGAGCCTGTACTTGGGCGTTATGAACGAATTGTTTTTGAAAAATCCTTGATTGCTCCTCAAGGTCAACCCTATGCCGCCTTTGTTTGTCCAGGGCATCCGCTATTGGATGCAGTTATTGACCTTACCCTTGAACGGCACCGTGACCTTTTGCGCCGGGGGACAATTCTGATTGATGAACGGGATATGAGCACTGAACCTCGGATGCTCTTTTATTTAGAGCATGCTGTCCAGGATGCCAGTTTCACCCGTACGGGTGAACGTCGGGTGATCTCTAAACGGATGCTTTATGTGGAATTGAATGCCAAGGGAGAGACCCGCCACCTGCACTATGCGCCCTATTTGGACTATCGACCCCTCCAAACCGATGAGCCTGGGGTCGAAGAAATCCTCGCCCGACCAGAATGTAGTTGGATAACCCGAGATTTAGAGCAGAAGGCCCAAGTCCATGCCATTGCTAATGTGGTTCCTGAGCATATGCAGGAAGTCCGCTCCCGCAAATTAGAACTTATTGCTAAAACCGAGGCAGCCGTCAAAGACCGACTCACCAAAGAAATTGGCTATTGGGATCACCGGGCAGAAGACCTCAAGCTCCAGGAGCAAGCTGGAAAAGTTAATGCCCATCTTAATTCTGGGGAAGCGCGTAAACGGGCTGATAATCTCCAAGCTCGCCTAGAAAAAAGGATGGGAGACCTCAAGTTAGAAAGTCAAATCTCTCCCCTACCTCCTGTTGTTCTGGGTGGTTTGCTGGTGATCCCAACAGGACTTTTAGCAAAGATGATGGGTCGCTCTCTTGCCACGATGTCCACTGCACCAGATACCCAGGCTTCAGCGGCCCGAGCCCGAGCGATTGTGATGGAAATTGAACGTAATCTAGGATTTGACCCAATTGACCGAGAGGTCGAGAAACTGGGCTACGACGTGGAAAGTCGAGTTCCAGAGACTGGGAAGTTAAGGTTTATTGAAGTCAAAGGGCGAGTGACAGGAGCCGATACGATTACCGTCACCCGCAACGAGATTTTGTACTCGCTCAACAAGCCCGAAGACTTCATTCTGGCGATAGTTGAGTACATTGGGGAGGAACACCGAGTTCACTACCTGCGCCGTCCATTTCAAAGAGAGCCAGATTTTGGAGTGACCAGCGTGAATTACAGCTTTGCAGAATTGATTGCTCGCGGAGAATGTCCACGATGA
- a CDS encoding DUF559 domain-containing protein, which translates to MTLTPRKKLIEVALPLEAINKASAREKSIRHGHPSTLHLWWARRPLATARAVIFAQMVDDPSSHPELFPTEEAQEKERQRLFKIIEQLVLWENTTNENVLGMAREEIRRSWRLTCAENKDHPQAAELFNPEKFPAFHDPFAGGGSLPLEAQRLGLESYASDLNPVAVLINKAMIEIPPKFAGQPPVNPKSRAELGVNRTWQGASGLAEDVRYYGQWMRDEAEKRIGHLYPKIEITAEMAQERPDLKPYLGQKLTVIAWLWARTVKSPNPAFAHVDVPLASSFMLSTKAGKEAYVEIPSPTEEGYRFVVKVGRPENFEQVKNGTKLARGANFQCVMSGSPISPEYIYAEANAGRMGARMMAIVAEGERGRVYLSPTQETEDIALKAIPEWQPDLLMPANPRWFSPPLYGLKTYGSLFTPRQLVALTTFSDLVLEAREKVLEALTPSPSPSEGEGDKRGMEWHPEPVPESLLVAARKLRKNMTDAEQLLWSCLRGKQLEGYRFRRQHPIDRFVLDFYCPAVKLAIELDGSQHGSPEGKARDAERTAWLNAQGIRVIRFWNAQVFKNLEGVLQEIWEEVKSPPLPNPPPAGEGVKPPISESLKPLIQQQENSQTSTILKPLPRWGRPGGGSYADAVTVYLALGVDRLADRASTICGWDNGYTKIRNTFGRQAIPMTWDYAEGNVFSESTGNFSSLLEWVEKFLIDAPSLNFGQSAQQDASTQSISKNKIISTDPPYYDNIGYADLSDFFYVWLRRSLQSIYPELFSTLAVPKAEELVATPYRHGSKEKAETFFLAGMTQAMHRLATQAHPAFSVTIYYAFKQSETESSGTTSTGWETFLDAVIRAGFTLTGTWPMRTELSNRMIGSGTNALASSIILVCRKRPADAPTATRREFLNALKRELPIALKHLQRGNIAPVDLAQSAIGPGMAVYTRYAKVLDAAGKSLTVREALALINEILDEVLAEQEGDFDSDTRWALSWFDQFGFTDGPYGDAETLSTAKNTSVNGMVEAGILVSKAGKVRLFRPEELPEDWDPDTDPRLTAWEIVHHLVRVLEKSSESAAAVLVAKLGSKAEAARELAYRLYALCERRKRAPEALSYNGLVQSWPEILRLAADQHSAQPQQMQMELNP; encoded by the coding sequence ATGACCCTCACACCCAGAAAAAAACTGATCGAAGTTGCCTTACCCCTAGAAGCAATCAATAAAGCCAGTGCTAGAGAAAAGTCGATTCGCCATGGACACCCGAGTACACTGCACCTGTGGTGGGCGCGGCGACCCTTGGCGACGGCGCGGGCGGTGATTTTTGCGCAGATGGTAGATGACCCATCGAGTCACCCGGAGCTTTTCCCAACCGAGGAAGCGCAGGAAAAGGAGCGGCAGCGGTTGTTTAAGATTATTGAGCAGTTGGTGCTGTGGGAGAATACAACGAATGAAAATGTCCTGGGGATGGCGCGGGAGGAGATCCGTCGGAGTTGGCGGTTGACCTGTGCCGAAAATAAAGACCATCCTCAAGCAGCAGAGTTGTTTAACCCTGAGAAATTCCCAGCCTTTCATGACCCGTTTGCCGGAGGTGGGTCGTTGCCCCTGGAGGCACAGCGATTAGGTCTTGAAAGCTATGCCAGTGATTTGAACCCGGTGGCGGTGCTCATCAACAAGGCAATGATTGAGATTCCTCCGAAGTTTGCGGGGCAACCGCCAGTGAATCCTAAATCACGGGCTGAATTGGGTGTCAACCGTACCTGGCAGGGCGCTTCGGGGTTGGCGGAGGATGTCCGGTACTACGGGCAGTGGATGCGGGATGAAGCAGAGAAACGAATTGGGCATCTCTATCCCAAGATTGAAATTACGGCTGAAATGGCTCAGGAACGCCCGGATCTGAAGCCTTATCTGGGCCAGAAATTAACGGTGATTGCGTGGCTGTGGGCGCGCACGGTGAAAAGCCCCAACCCGGCTTTTGCCCATGTGGATGTGCCGTTGGCTTCCTCGTTTATGCTATCAACGAAGGCGGGAAAGGAAGCCTATGTGGAAATTCCCTCACCCACTGAAGAGGGGTATCGGTTTGTGGTGAAGGTGGGTAGACCTGAGAATTTTGAACAGGTCAAAAATGGTACGAAGTTAGCTCGGGGCGCAAATTTCCAGTGTGTAATGTCAGGCTCTCCGATTTCCCCGGAGTATATCTATGCGGAGGCAAATGCTGGTCGGATGGGTGCTCGGATGATGGCGATTGTTGCGGAAGGGGAGCGTGGGCGGGTTTATTTATCGCCAACACAGGAAACGGAAGATATTGCATTAAAAGCTATCCCTGAATGGCAACCGGATCTATTAATGCCCGCGAATCCTCGTTGGTTCTCACCTCCGCTTTATGGTTTGAAAACTTACGGTAGTCTCTTCACCCCTCGTCAACTTGTGGCTCTCACTACTTTCTCAGATTTGGTGCTTGAGGCGCGGGAGAAGGTGTTGGAGGCCCTCACCCCTAGCCCCTCTCCCTCTGAGGGAGAGGGGGACAAGAGGGGGATGGAGTGGCATCCTGAACCTGTTCCTGAGTCTCTGCTTGTTGCGGCTCGTAAGTTGCGCAAGAATATGACTGATGCTGAGCAATTACTCTGGTCATGTTTACGGGGCAAGCAACTGGAGGGATATAGGTTCCGTAGGCAGCATCCGATTGATCGTTTTGTCCTTGACTTTTATTGCCCTGCTGTCAAGTTGGCAATTGAGTTGGATGGTTCTCAGCATGGTTCGCCTGAGGGAAAGGCTAGAGATGCTGAGAGAACTGCTTGGTTGAATGCTCAAGGTATTCGGGTCATTCGATTTTGGAATGCTCAGGTTTTCAAGAATCTGGAGGGTGTTTTGCAGGAGATTTGGGAAGAGGTGAAGAGCCCCCCCCTCCCCAACCCTCCCCCAGCGGGGGAGGGAGTAAAGCCGCCAATATCAGAATCCCTCAAGCCCCTCATACAACAACAGGAAAACTCCCAAACATCAACAATTCTCAAACCCCTCCCCCGCTGGGGGAGGCCGGGAGGGGGCTCTTATGCCGATGCAGTGACGGTGTATTTGGCACTTGGAGTTGATCGCTTAGCTGATAGAGCTTCTACAATTTGTGGATGGGACAATGGCTATACCAAAATCCGCAACACTTTTGGGCGTCAAGCAATTCCGATGACATGGGACTATGCTGAAGGAAACGTGTTTTCAGAATCAACTGGCAACTTTAGTTCTCTTTTAGAATGGGTTGAAAAGTTCTTAATTGATGCACCCTCATTAAATTTTGGGCAATCCGCGCAACAAGACGCTTCTACTCAATCCATCAGCAAAAATAAAATTATCTCCACCGATCCCCCCTACTATGACAACATTGGCTATGCTGATCTATCCGACTTCTTTTATGTCTGGCTACGTCGTTCACTACAATCAATTTACCCAGAGCTTTTCTCTACCCTAGCTGTTCCTAAAGCAGAAGAGCTAGTAGCTACTCCTTACCGCCACGGCAGTAAAGAAAAAGCTGAGACGTTCTTTTTAGCAGGCATGACCCAAGCAATGCATCGTTTAGCAACACAAGCACATCCTGCATTTTCCGTCACCATTTACTATGCATTTAAGCAATCAGAAACAGAGAGTTCTGGCACAACTTCTACAGGTTGGGAAACTTTTCTTGATGCAGTGATTCGAGCCGGTTTTACGCTGACCGGAACTTGGCCTATGCGCACAGAACTCAGTAATCGCATGATTGGCTCAGGCACCAACGCCCTTGCCTCCAGCATCATCCTCGTCTGTCGTAAACGCCCCGCTGATGCTCCTACTGCCACGCGCCGCGAATTCCTAAACGCTCTCAAGCGTGAGTTACCTATTGCGCTCAAGCATCTGCAACGAGGCAACATCGCTCCTGTAGACTTGGCCCAGTCGGCGATTGGGCCGGGGATGGCGGTTTATACTCGCTACGCTAAAGTTCTCGATGCTGCTGGCAAATCCCTGACCGTCCGGGAAGCTCTTGCCCTCATCAATGAAATCCTGGATGAAGTGCTCGCCGAGCAAGAGGGTGATTTTGATAGCGATACCCGGTGGGCCTTATCCTGGTTTGACCAGTTCGGCTTCACTGACGGCCCCTATGGTGATGCGGAGACGCTTTCTACCGCTAAAAATACCAGTGTAAATGGCATGGTCGAGGCTGGGATTTTAGTCTCGAAAGCTGGGAAAGTACGGCTATTCCGTCCCGAGGAGTTACCCGAGGATTGGGACCCCGACACCGACCCGCGCCTCACCGCCTGGGAAATCGTTCACCACCTCGTTCGGGTTCTAGAAAAAAGTAGTGAATCCGCCGCTGCGGTGCTGGTGGCTAAGTTGGGGAGCAAAGCCGAGGCTGCCCGCGAACTCGCCTACCGCCTCTACGCCCTCTGTGAACGCAGAAAACGAGCCCCCGAAGCCCTCTCCTATAATGGCCTTGTGCAAAGCTGGCCTGAAATCCTCCGTTTAGCCGCAGATCAGCACTCCGCGCAACCCCAACAGATGCAAATGGAGCTAAACCCATGA
- a CDS encoding Swt1 family HEPN domain-containing protein — protein sequence MAITNHERISKALELLREGIAPFVERELKAKYGKYWITQVTTNWRNELQWPEGEEAPALDVAALLRLMWEQWSDVFSTSLGRSDRSLISELKDVRNRWAHATKKSFSSDDTDRALDSAARLLTSISASQADEVTKMKTELRRLIFDEQVRGEKRKSAGTAIESNSNLPPWREVVSPHKDVASGRYQQAEFAADLWQVHIGEGTDEYRDPVEFFRRTYLTESLTQLLTGAVQRLAGEGGDPVVQLQTNFGGGKTHSMLALYHLFSGISPDSLVGLDAVLQAAQVTQLRPVNRVVLVGNKLSPGNPVTKSDGTVVRTMWGELAWQLGGRRAYDRLRADDELATSPGDLIRELLNEYGPCLILIDEWVAYARQLHDQSDLPAGSFETQFSFAQVLTESAKLAKHCLLVVSLPASDTATSPHAQADDTEVGGQRGREALERLRNVVGRVESSWRPATAEEGFEIVRRRLFEPLVEKQQFVTRDLVASAFYDLYRTQHQEFPPECRDADYEKRLKAAYPIHPEIFDRLYTDWSTLVKFQRTRGVLRLIAAVIHSLWEKGDRNPLIMPAHIAIDDQRVQFELTRYLSDNWVPVIEKDVDGPNALPLRLDGELPNFGKYAACRRVARTIYLGSAPTASAANRGIEDRRIKLGCVMPGESPAIFGDALRRLASAATYLYPEGARYWYSTQPTVTKLAEDRAEQLKRDPDAISLELDKRLRADLRKTGDFRRVHPLPQSSQDIPDDLDARLVVLGIDHPYSKESNSRAVAAAKSILEMRGNAPRLHRNTLVFLAVDLTRLQDLDESIRRYLAWESILTEKEGLNLDPNQVKQAENQKNAANSAVTARLPEAYQWLLVPTQNTPQAEIEWQAFRLTGQDTLASRVSKKLKNDELLITSLAGSRLQMELNRVPLWRGDHVAIKQLVEDFARYLYLPRLSEPNVLGLAITDGLSLLTWEQDSFAYADSHDPSTGRYRGLRTHQPMMITADSTGLLVKPAVVRKQLDIEAIVVAPIIQPDKNIPSVNENSPSSSENTPPTPTPPRPKQPKRYHGTVSIDPTRAGRDASRIADEIITHLAGLVGAKVKVTLEIEAELPDNTPDNVVRTVTENARTLKFTSQGFENE from the coding sequence ATGGCAATTACCAACCACGAACGAATCAGCAAAGCCCTGGAACTCCTAAGAGAAGGAATCGCCCCCTTTGTAGAACGCGAGCTGAAAGCAAAATATGGCAAATATTGGATTACCCAAGTCACTACAAATTGGCGTAACGAATTGCAATGGCCCGAAGGTGAAGAAGCACCGGCGTTAGATGTAGCGGCCTTACTCCGCCTGATGTGGGAGCAATGGAGTGATGTATTTAGCACTTCCTTAGGAAGATCGGATCGAAGCCTGATTAGCGAATTAAAAGATGTTCGTAATCGATGGGCACATGCAACCAAAAAATCTTTTTCTTCCGATGATACTGACCGGGCCCTGGACTCTGCGGCTAGACTTCTGACTTCTATCTCAGCATCTCAGGCTGATGAAGTCACCAAAATGAAAACAGAACTCCGCCGTCTCATTTTTGATGAACAAGTTCGGGGTGAGAAACGCAAAAGTGCAGGAACAGCCATTGAAAGTAACAGCAATTTACCGCCCTGGCGCGAAGTCGTCAGTCCCCATAAAGACGTAGCCAGTGGACGCTACCAGCAAGCAGAATTCGCAGCAGATCTTTGGCAGGTACATATCGGTGAAGGAACGGATGAGTACCGTGACCCCGTAGAATTTTTCCGCCGTACTTACCTCACCGAGAGCCTGACCCAACTGCTGACCGGTGCGGTGCAGCGACTCGCAGGGGAAGGTGGAGATCCTGTGGTGCAGTTGCAAACCAACTTTGGCGGTGGTAAGACCCACTCCATGTTGGCCCTTTACCATTTGTTCTCTGGAATCTCCCCAGATTCACTCGTTGGCCTTGATGCCGTTCTTCAGGCAGCGCAAGTCACTCAACTGCGTCCGGTCAATCGAGTAGTTTTGGTCGGGAATAAACTCTCCCCCGGCAATCCCGTGACTAAATCTGACGGAACCGTGGTGCGAACGATGTGGGGTGAACTCGCTTGGCAATTGGGAGGGCGTAGAGCCTACGACCGCCTCCGGGCCGACGATGAACTCGCTACTAGCCCCGGCGATCTCATCCGTGAACTTCTCAATGAATACGGCCCCTGCCTGATCTTGATCGATGAATGGGTGGCCTATGCCCGCCAACTCCATGACCAAAGCGATTTACCTGCCGGGAGTTTTGAGACTCAGTTTTCCTTTGCCCAAGTCCTCACTGAATCTGCCAAGTTAGCCAAGCACTGTCTTTTGGTGGTTAGCTTACCCGCTTCAGATACCGCCACTTCTCCCCATGCCCAAGCCGATGACACCGAAGTAGGGGGTCAACGAGGTCGTGAAGCCCTAGAACGGCTGCGCAATGTCGTCGGGCGGGTCGAATCCTCTTGGCGACCTGCCACCGCCGAGGAAGGTTTTGAAATTGTTCGTAGAAGGCTATTTGAGCCGTTAGTTGAAAAACAGCAATTTGTAACACGGGATCTTGTCGCTAGTGCTTTCTATGACCTCTACCGCACTCAGCATCAAGAATTTCCTCCCGAATGCCGGGATGCCGACTATGAAAAACGCCTCAAAGCCGCCTATCCCATCCACCCCGAAATCTTCGACCGCCTCTACACCGACTGGTCAACCCTAGTCAAATTCCAGCGCACACGGGGCGTACTGCGTTTGATAGCAGCAGTAATTCATAGCCTTTGGGAAAAAGGCGACCGCAATCCCCTAATCATGCCTGCCCATATTGCTATTGATGATCAACGGGTACAGTTTGAGCTAACCCGTTACCTTTCGGATAACTGGGTACCCGTCATTGAAAAAGATGTAGATGGCCCGAATGCTCTGCCCCTTCGCTTGGATGGAGAACTTCCCAACTTTGGCAAATACGCTGCCTGCCGACGAGTTGCACGTACTATATATCTGGGTTCTGCTCCCACCGCCTCTGCGGCAAACCGAGGGATTGAAGACCGTCGAATTAAACTAGGTTGTGTCATGCCAGGGGAGTCCCCTGCCATCTTTGGAGATGCGCTACGCCGTCTAGCTTCTGCTGCTACCTATCTTTATCCTGAAGGTGCCCGCTATTGGTACTCCACCCAGCCAACCGTCACCAAACTCGCTGAAGACCGAGCCGAACAACTCAAACGTGACCCAGATGCGATTTCTTTGGAGCTAGATAAGCGGTTAAGAGCCGACCTCCGTAAAACGGGTGACTTTCGCCGAGTTCATCCCTTACCCCAGTCCAGCCAGGATATTCCCGACGACTTAGATGCGCGTTTAGTCGTACTTGGGATAGATCATCCCTACAGTAAGGAATCTAATAGCCGTGCGGTTGCTGCTGCCAAAAGCATCTTAGAAATGCGGGGCAATGCACCCCGGCTACACCGCAATACCCTAGTCTTTCTAGCAGTAGATCTAACCCGTCTCCAAGACTTAGATGAATCAATACGGCGCTACCTAGCCTGGGAATCCATACTGACCGAAAAAGAAGGGCTCAACCTTGACCCCAACCAAGTCAAGCAAGCCGAAAACCAAAAGAATGCTGCCAATAGTGCTGTAACCGCTCGTTTACCCGAAGCCTATCAATGGCTACTGGTGCCTACGCAAAATACTCCCCAAGCTGAAATCGAGTGGCAAGCCTTCCGACTTACCGGACAGGATACACTAGCTAGCCGGGTGAGCAAAAAACTGAAAAACGATGAATTATTGATTACTTCCTTAGCAGGTAGCCGACTCCAAATGGAGTTAAACCGGGTTCCCCTATGGCGTGGTGACCATGTTGCCATCAAGCAACTCGTTGAAGACTTCGCCCGATATCTTTATCTCCCTCGTCTGTCAGAGCCTAATGTACTGGGCTTAGCCATCACCGATGGTCTATCCCTGCTGACATGGGAACAAGATTCTTTTGCGTACGCAGATAGTCATGACCCAAGTACAGGAAGATATCGAGGGCTACGTACCCATCAGCCGATGATGATTACAGCTGATAGCACTGGTCTACTCGTTAAACCTGCCGTGGTCCGCAAGCAGTTAGATATAGAGGCAATTGTCGTAGCTCCTATAATCCAGCCTGATAAAAACATTCCTTCTGTAAATGAGAACAGCCCTAGCTCTTCAGAAAACACACCTCCAACTCCTACCCCGCCTCGACCAAAGCAACCTAAACGTTATCACGGCACTGTTTCCATTGACCCCACCCGTGCAGGACGCGATGCTAGCCGAATTGCAGATGAGATTATCACCCATTTGGCTGGATTAGTCGGAGCTAAGGTTAAAGTCACTCTTGAAATCGAAGCAGAATTGCCAGACAACACTCCCGACAATGTAGTGCGTACCGTAACTGAGAATGCCAGGACGCTCAAGTTTACAAGCCAGGGTTTTGAGAATGAGTGA